The Corylus avellana chromosome ca11, CavTom2PMs-1.0 genome contains the following window.
TCTGGATTGGAGATATGATCCTATTCTATAATTTCGGTGGTTGATGGTCAAAAGTTAAGCTAAAAAAACAAGGGCATGAGCTCACCTGTTCTCGGCAAATTTTGCTTCATTCCCGTTCACCCAAATCCAATCACcctgcaaaatatatatatatatatagattggcAATGGCACTAACCCATCACAGAAAACCCAACAACCATGGCCTCCGTAttgtttttctctctcctcctctttctctccctccccTCCGCCACCCTCCCCCAGTCCCCAGACCAACCCACTGCAGCCTCTGTTCCCCCTGAGATCCAACAAGCATGCAAGGCGACGCGCTTCCCTATCCCATGCGGGAACGCTTTGACGCAATCGAAGCGCGTGGCATCCAACCCCACCTCTCTCCAGCTCATCCAGGCCGCCATCTCGGTCTCCTCTGACAAGCTCCACATCATCCAGTCCATGGTGAAGTCCATCCTCGAGTCCTCCACCGGGAGCCAAAACCGCACCATTGCCGCCAAGAGCTGCGTCGACCTCCTCCACAACTGCGACTACCGGCTCCGGACCGCCAGCGAGGCCCTGCCACATGGCAGGGTCAAGGACGCCAGGGCCTGGTCGAGCGCTGCGTTACAATTCCAGTACGATTGTTGGGCCACGCTCAACAGGACAGCCGACACGAAGATGGTGAACGAGACGATAACACTTTTTGACCCGATTACTAAGCTCACAAGCAACGCGATAAGCATGGTGTTTGCGTACGACGTTTACGGGAAGGATACCAAGTCGTGGGCCCCGCCCAAGACGGAGCGCGACGGGCTCTGGGAGAGAAACGAGGCAGCTGGCGGAGGAGGGTCCACCGCAAGTTTCAAGGGTGGGGTTCCGAAGAATTTGAAGGCGGACGTGACAGTGTGTAAGGATGCCACTAAGGGTGGTGGGTGCTACAAGACGGTGCAGGAAGCCGTGAACGCGGCGCCGGATAACGGTGGGAAACGGAGGTTCGTGATATACATAAAGGAGGGGGTGTACGAGGAGACGGTTAGAATTCCGTTGGAGAAGAAGAACGTGGTGTTTTTGGGAGACGGGATGGGCAAAACGGTCATCACAGGGTCGTTGAATGTGGACCAGCTTGGGATTTCCACCTACGGCTCCGCCACAGTTGGTTAGTTTCTAAATCCATTTTTTCGTCTTGGATTCAtttattttcaaggaaaaagtataaaaaagcCGGCCAAACTATCAagtgtgttaattttttttattttttttatttttaaaaaaaaagggcggctttctttttttctttatatatatatatatattaagaatgaCATATGTCGCCATTTTTATTGGCATTAACATCACTTTTAATagaatttgtcattttttttaagtggtagCTCAATTGATTGTGaactacgcctcatgaagcggaggtcactagttcgaatctctctcttatcttgtgtggacatgtcaaaaaaaaaaaaaagaattcgtcatattttttaacggaatttgactcgagggactaaattgttttttcgGAAGATCTCAAAAACTtttacagtgactaattatttatttattccaaaaaaacttcttttttttttggttttttttttttaaaaaaaaaattgattgatttttttaaattatttaattttttaaaagaatatgggtattataggaatataaaaaataagtagcctcttttt
Protein-coding sequences here:
- the LOC132166464 gene encoding probable pectinesterase/pectinesterase inhibitor 51 yields the protein MASVLFFSLLLFLSLPSATLPQSPDQPTAASVPPEIQQACKATRFPIPCGNALTQSKRVASNPTSLQLIQAAISVSSDKLHIIQSMVKSILESSTGSQNRTIAAKSCVDLLHNCDYRLRTASEALPHGRVKDARAWSSAALQFQYDCWATLNRTADTKMVNETITLFDPITKLTSNAISMVFAYDVYGKDTKSWAPPKTERDGLWERNEAAGGGGSTASFKGGVPKNLKADVTVCKDATKGGGCYKTVQEAVNAAPDNGGKRRFVIYIKEGVYEETVRIPLEKKNVVFLGDGMGKTVITGSLNVDQLGISTYGSATVGVTGDGFMAAWLTIQNTAGPNTHQAVAFRSDSDLSVIENCEFLGNQDTLYPHTLRQFYKSCRIQGNVDFICGNSAAVFQDSQILVRPRQVDPEKGENNAVTAHGRNDPAQATGFVFQNCVINGTNEYMALYYKNPQVHKSYLGRPWKEYSRTIFLNSNIESLITPEGWMPWNGDVGLTTLYYGEAGNSGPGSNLSKRVTWSSQIPAEHINTYSVHNFIQGNEWIPSS